In Gossypium arboreum isolate Shixiya-1 chromosome 5, ASM2569848v2, whole genome shotgun sequence, a single genomic region encodes these proteins:
- the LOC108470396 gene encoding formin-like protein 6 isoform X3, with the protein MGLFRKLFFRKPPDGLLEISERVYVFDCCFSTDIREEKEYRVYIENIVCKLRDHFTDASFMVFNFREGEYQSQIASILSEYDMTVMDYPRQYEGCPLLTTELIHHFLKSSENWFSLGQQNIILMHSERGGLPVLAFMLTALLLNRKQYSGEQKTLEMIYKQAPRELLHLTSSLNPLPSQLRYLQYVSRRNVDSEWPPSDKALTLDCIILRCIPNMDGEGGCRPIFRIYGQDPFMAADRTPKVLFSTPKNSKFVQYYKQADCELVKINIRCHVVGDVVLECISLDSNLERELMVFRIMFNTAFIRSNILMLNRDEIDILWNTKDQFPKDFNAEVIFSDIDVATSAISIDFPGFEEKNGLSIDDFAKVQEIFSRVDYTDVANMLQENLETGCPKSREIASVLHDDKVEEKSNSEAPAHVTTSPTSDALEKQSICSFQLSDANSTRTKFEPEEIQVVPQMATQHTPSAVPSLDSSSTEGKTESQELQVAPQEAELTNSSRRNVEIQEIQVSSQQPAQSTSTFTPVLDVNSIRKKTEPQELQVAVQRPAQPKIISQRGPQSSISSPVSYCNSLPGSPAAISRYRSPLSALGITALLHDHDASESEDHSHPVASPLSFSSVSSPLSNTPKHLQLTRAIASPGQSSFVPPPPPPLPSFSGASPAYQPSPSLEVSPPSVKSSFQSPPYPPTPLHSFSRASPSPLVKNSLQSLPPSLSASLAPKVENLCQSPPPPPPLPPSSATSPSSSVKNSFSAPPPPPPLPPFSAISPSSTVNNSSSASPPPPPLPNVASSTTCPNSCSPQIRTSGPPPPPAPPPQSASISDTTSKSSVPRPPPPPPPSLAAKGPSSNNSAHVPPVPPPPAPCAKGLSKAGDTSPQLHSVSNGNIPSIPGPPSAAPLNLKGRAISRIGPKSLAQPRKANLKPYHWLKLTRAMQGSLWAEAQKPEEASKAPEIDMSELESLFSAAAPNSDNGSRDGKSNRGASGRKPEKVQLIELRRAYNCEIMLTKVKIPLPDLTSSVLTLDDTTLDSDQLENLIKFCPTKEETELLKGYNGDKEKLGKCEQFFLELIKVPRVESKLRVFLFKIQFSSQVSDLRNGLNIINSTAEEVRNSVKLKRIMQTILYLGNALNKGTARGSAVGFRLDSLLKLTETRARNNKMTLMHYLCKVLNEKSPELLEFTKDLVTLEASTKIQLKCLAEEMQAISKGLEKVVQELTASENDGPVCETFCWTLKEFLGFAESEVRSLALLYSSVGRNADALALYFGEDPARCPFEQVLFDLVKLG; encoded by the exons ATGGGGTTGTTTAGGAAGCTCTTTTTTAGAAAGCCGCCTGATGGACTTTTGGAGATCTCTGAAAGGGTTTACG TTTTTGATTGCTGCTTTTCCACGGACATACGGGAAGAAAAGGAATATAGAGTCTATATTGAAAACATAGTGTGTAAACTCCGTGATCATTTTACTGATGCTTCATTCATGGTGTTCAATTTCCGAGAAGGAGAGTACCAAAGCCAAATTGCTAGCATATTGTCCGAGTACGATATGACCGTAATGGACTATCCTCGTCAATATGAAGGTTGCCCATTACTCACCACGGAGCTGATCCATCATTTCCTGAAATCAAGTGAAAACTGGTTCTCACTAGGGCAACAAAATATAATCTTAATGCATAGTGAACGAGGTGGGTTGCCAGTTTTGGCGTTTATGCTTACTGCTCTTTTACTAAATCGAAAGCAGTACTCCGGGGAGCAGAAAACATTAGAAATGATCTATAAGCAAGCACCTCGTGAGCTTTTGCATTTGACATCTTCCCTGAATCCACTACCCTCCCAACTAAGGTACCTCCAGTATGTCTCTCGGAGAAATGTGGACTCAGAATGGCCTCCATCAGATAAGGCACTTACATTGGACTGTATTATTCTAAGATGTATCCCTAATATGGATGGTGAGGGGGGCTGCCGTCCGATATTTAGGATATATGGACAGGATCCTTTTATGGCTGCTGATAGGACCCCCAAAGTTCTGTTCTCTACGCCAAAGAATAGTAAATTTGTTCAGTATTACAAACAA GCGGACTGTGAACTAGTTAAAATCAACATCCGTTGCCATGTTGTGGGTGATGTTGTGCTTGAATGTATTAGTTTGGATAGCAATCTGGAGCGGGAATTAATGGTGTTCAGGATCATGTTCAATACAGCCTTTATAAGATCAAACATTTTGATGCTTAACCGTGATGAAATTGACATCTTATGGAATACTAAGGACCAATTTCCAAAGGACTTCAATGCAGAG GTCATTTTCTCAGATATAGATGTTGCAACTTCTGCTATTTCAATTGATTTTCCGGGTTTTGAGGAGAAAAATGGCCTTTCCATTGATGATTTTgcaaaagttcaagaaattttcaGCAGAGTTGATTATACAGATGTAGCAAATATGCTACAAGAAAATTTGGAGACAGGTTGTCCCAAGAGTAGGGAAATAGCCAGTGTCTTGCATGACGATAAAGTCGAGGAGAAATCTAACTCGGAGGCACCAGCACACGTTACTACAAGTCCAACATCCGATGCTTTGGAGAAACAATCTATATGCTCTTTTCAATTATCAGATGCAAATTCAACTAGAACGAAGTTTGAACCAGAAGAAATCCAGGTTGTTCCTCAAATGGCTACACAGCATACACCCTCTGCTGTGCCTTCTTTAGATTCAAGCTCAACTGAAGGGAAAACCGAATCACAAGAACTTCAAGTTGCTCCACAAGAAGCAGAACTTACCAATTCAAGTAGAAGGAATGTTGAAATTCAAGAAATTCAAGTTTCTTCACAACAACCTGCACAATCTACATCGACTTTCACTCCTGTCCTGGATGTAAATTCAATCAGAAAGAAAACTGAACCCCAAGAACTTCAGGTTGCCGTGCAAAGGCCTGCACAACCTAAGATTATATCCCAGCGAGGACCTCAGTCTTCAATCTCTTCTCCAGTTTCATATTGCAATTCCTTGCCAGGTTCACCTGCTGCAATATCAAGATACCGTAGTCCACTTTCAGCACTTGGCATTACAGCTCTATTGCATGATCATGATGCATCTGAAAGTGAAGATCATAGTCATCCTGTGGCATCACCTTTATCTTTCTCATCAGTTTCAAGTCCTTTATCAAATACACCTAAGCATCTGCAACTTACTCGTGCAATTGCTTCACCTGGTCAGTCATCATTtgttcctcctcctcctcctccattGCCCTCTTTTTCAGGAGCATCTCCTGCTTATCAACCCTCTCCTTCTCTGGAGGTATCTCCTCCTTCAGTGAAGAGTTCATTCCAGTCTCCCCCCTATCCTCCCACTCCTCTACATTCCTTTTCTAGAGCATCTCCATCTCCCTTGGTTAAGAATTCACTTCAATCTCTTCCTCCCTCCTTGAGTGCATCTTTAGCTCCCAAAGTCGAGAACTTGTGCCAGTCTCCCCCTCCCCCACCACCACTCCCTCCATCCTCAGCTACATCTCCATCTTCTTCTGTAAAGAATTCGTTTTCAGCTCCCCCTCCCCCTCCCCCACTCCCTCCATTCTCAGCTATATCTCCATCTTCTACCGTAAATAATTCATCTTCAGCTTCCCCTCCTCCTCCACCACTCCCTAACGTGGCTTCCTCAACCACCTGCCCCAATTCATGTTCACCACAGATTCGGACATCTGGACCTCCTCCACCACCTGCACCTCCCCCACAGTCTGCATCTATCTCAGATACTACTAGTAAATCCTCAGTGCCACGGCCACCACCACCTCCTCCTCCTAGTCTTGCTGCGAAGGGTCCTTCATCAAATAACTCTGCTCATGTTCCACCTGTGCCACCTCCTCCAGCTCCTTGTGCCAAAGGATTATCTAAAGCAGGTGACACCTCTCCACAGTTACATTCAGTAAGCAATGGCAATATACCTTCAATTCCAGGACCACCTTCTGCTGCTCCTTTGAATTTGAAGGGACGGGCCATATCACGCATAGGTCCTAAAAGTCTGGCTCAACCTAGAAAAGCCAACTTGAAGCCATATCATTGGTTGAAGTTGACGAGGGCGATGCAAGGAAGCTTATGGGCTGAGGCACAAAAACCTGAAGAAGCTTCCAA GGCTCCGGAAATTGACATGTCAGAACTTGAGAGTCTTTTCTCTGCAGCCGCACCTAATTCAGATAATGGTAGCAGGGATGGGAAATCAAATCGAGGTGCTTCAGGCCGTAAACCTGAGAAAGTCCAGCTG ATTGAGCTTAGGCGGGCATATAATTGTGAAATCATGCTCACAAAAGTCAAAATTCCTTTGCCTGATTTGACG AGTTCGGTACTTACCTTGGATGATACAACATTAGATTCCGATCAGCTTGAGAACCTTATTAAGTTTTGTCCTACTAAAGAAGAGACTGAATTACTCAAG GGTTATAATGGAGATAAAGAGAAGTTGGGAAAATGTGAACAA TTTTTCCTAGAATTGATAAAAGTGCCACGAGTAGAGTCAAAGCTAAGAGTTTTCTTATTCAAGATACAATTTTCGTCCCAG GTTTCTGACCTTAGAAATGGTTTGAATATCATAAACTCTACAGCTGAAGAG GTGAGGAATTCGGTCAAATTGAAAAGGATCATGCAAACTATTCTTTATCTGGGAAATGCATTGAACAAGGGCACTGCAAGGG GTTCTGCTGTTGGTTTTCGATTGGATAGTCTCCTGAAACTCACTGAGACACGAGCTCGGAACAACAAGATGACTCTCATGCATTATCTTTGCAAG GTCCTGAATGAAAAGTCGCCAGAATTACTAGAATTTACGAAAGACCTTGTAACTTTGGAAGCTTCAACGAAG ATACAATTGAAATGTTTAGCAGAGGAGATGCAAGCCATTAGTAAAGGATTGGAGAAAGTTGTACAAGAACTGACTGCCTCAGAAAATGATGGGCCAGTGTGTGAAACATTTTGCTGG ACTTTAAAGGAGTTCCTTGGTTTTGCTGAAAGTGAAGTCAGGTCTTTGGCTTTGCTTTATTCTAGTGTG GGTAGAAATGCAGATGCCTTGGCTCTTTATTTTGGAGAAGATCCGGCACGGTGCCCATTTGAGCAAG TTCTTTTTGATTTAGTGAAGTTGGGGTAA